The following coding sequences are from one Nicotiana tomentosiformis chromosome 3, ASM39032v3, whole genome shotgun sequence window:
- the LOC104093716 gene encoding alpha-dioxygenase 2-like: MAFSFSLAAFIHPQLRHVVAKMSLFDTILFYVVHLLDKFDLWHRLPVLLGLAYLGLRRHLHQRYNLLHVGEVNGKKYDTEEFSYRTADGTCNHPADHLVGSHGTFFGRNMPPSTSSYGLLEPHPVTVATKLLERRKCTDCGSQFNMIACAWVQFMIHDWNDHMEDTEQVELRAPEDVAAGCPLKSFKFFKTRKLPTGSPDLKFGHLNSRTPWWDGSVIYGNNKEGMIRMRTFKGGKLRVSGDGLLEHDDNGIPISGDVRNDWAGFSLLQALFMKEHNAICDMLKEHYPEFDDEKLYRHARLITSAVIAKIHTLDLTIELAKTDTVVAGTRINWYGLLGKKIKDLLGPKFGPILSGLVGLKRPRDHGTPYSLTEEFVSVYRMHSLLPDKIVLRDLKSTTSEDKSLPIQEEIPMTEMIGKEGEKSLSKIGIEQMLVSMGHQSSGASTLWNYPTWMRNLVPHDIDGEERPDLVDMAALEIYRDRERGIPRYNEFRRNLLMIPISKWEDLTDDEEVIEALREVYGDDVEKLDLQVGLHAEKKIKGFAISETAFNIFLLIASRRLEADRFFTTNFNARTYTEKGFEWVNKTETLKDVIDRHFPEMTEKYMRCTSAFAVWNSDPNPRRYLPLYLRPAT; this comes from the exons ATGGCATTCTCATTTTCTCTTGCAGCCTTTATTCACCCTCAACTCCGGCATGTTGTAGCGAAGATGTCTCTCTTTGACACAATCTTGTTCTAT GTGGTACATCTTTTGGACAAGTTTGATCTATGGCATAGATTACCAGTGTTACTCGGGTTGGCTTACCTAGGACTAAGAAGACACTTGCACCAGCGATACAACCTCTTACATGTTGGAGAAGTTAATGGAAAGAAATATGACACAGAAGAGTTTTCGTATCGGACTGCTGATGGTACGTGCAATCATCCTGCGGATCATTTAGTGGGCAGTCATGGAACCTTCTTTGGTCGCAACATGCCACCATCAACTTCAAGTTATGGG CTACTGGAACCTCATCCAGTAACGGTGGCCACGAAGCTCTTGGAAAGGAGAAAGTGCACAGATTGCGGGAGCCAATTCAACATGATAGCGTGCGCCTGGGTACAATTTATGATCCATGATTGGAATGACCATATGGAGGACACTGAACAG GTCGAGCTTAGAGCGCCTGAAGATGTTGCAGCAGGGTGCCCGTTGAAGTCATTTAAGTTCTTTAAGACCAGAAAACTTCCTACAGGTTCACCTGATCTGAAGTTTGGGCATTTGAATTCAAGGACCCCATGGTG GGATGGGAGTGTAATATATGGGAATAATAAGGAGGGCATGATTAGGATGAGAACATTTAAAGGTGGAAAGCTCAGGGTCTCAGGAGATGGACTTCTTGAACATGACGATAATGGCATTCCAATATCTGGAGATGTTCGTAACGATTGGGCAGGCTTCTCTCTGTTGCAGGCCTTGTTTATGAAGGAACATAATGCCATATGTGATATGCTAAAA GAGCATTACCCTGAATTTGATGATGAAAAGCTGTATCGACATGCAAGATTGATAACTTCAGCAGTCATTGCTAAAATCCATACCCTTGATTTGACAATTGAACTTGCTAAGACTGATACTGTAGTTGCGGGAACAAGGATCAACTG GTATGGACTTTTGGggaagaaaatcaaggatttgTTAGGACCTAAGTTTGGACCAATTCTGAGTGGATTAGTTGGTCTTAAAAGGCCCAGAGATCACGGGACTCCCTACTCGTTGACTGAAGAATTTGTTAGCGTCTACAGAATGCACTCACTTTTACCTGACAAAATTGTTCTGAGGGACTTGAAGTCGACTACTTCAGAAGACAAATCCTTGCCTATTCAAGAAGA GATTCCTATGACGGAAATGATTGGGAAAGAAGGAGAAAAAAGCTTGTCCAAAATTGGTATAGAGCAGATGCTCGTATCTATGGGTCATCAGTCATCTGGAGCTTCTACATTGTGGAATTATCCGACGTGGATGAGGAATCTTGTTCCTCATGATATTGATGGAGAAGAAAGACCAGATTTAGTTGACATGGCCGCGTTAGAAA TTTATAGAGATAGAGAGAGGGGAATACCACGGTACAATGAGTTTAGAAGGAATTTGCTGATGATACCAATTAGCAAGTGGGAGGATTTAACTGATGATGAAGAAGTAATTGAAGCTTTGCGAGAAGTATATGGTGATGATGTTGAGAAGCTAGATCTCCAAGTTGGTCTACACGCGGAGAAGAAAATTAAAGGCTTTGCCATTAGTGAGACTGCTTTCAACATATTTCTGCTCATTGCTTCAAG gAGGCTAGAAGCTGATCGATTCTTTACAACTAATTTCAATGCGCGAACCTACACAGAGAAAGGCTTCGAATGGGTTAACAAGACAGAGACATTGAAAGATGTTATAGATCGACACTTCCCTGAAATGACAGAGAAATACATGAGATGCACAAGTGCATTTGCAGTGTGGAATTCAGACCCAAATCCTAGACGTTATTTACCTCTCTATCTGAGACCAGCAACCTAA